Proteins encoded in a region of the Gopherus flavomarginatus isolate rGopFla2 chromosome 19, rGopFla2.mat.asm, whole genome shotgun sequence genome:
- the PIPOX gene encoding peroxisomal sarcosine oxidase, with translation MAAAGEPHSSLYDTIVVGAGIQGSFTAYHLAKRGRETLLLEQFPLPHSRGSSHGQSRIIRHAYPQEHYSQMMAESYHLWEQLEAESGVSLYRQTGLLVLGANTNPEFQRWCRTLVKHDVPGELFTTESLHERFPGIRPYHGEVGVSDHTAGVLSADRALRAVQDGFQRCGGALHDGEKVTDIKPGVVVTVTTSRGVYQANSLVITAGPWANKLLAPLGLQLPLQTLRINVCYWEEKVPGAYGVSANFPCFLALCAPHHIYGLPSNEYPGLVKICYHSGSLADPEERDRLPETSALPDIQILQDFISKYLPGLVPEPAVVEHCMYTNTPDEDFVLDRHPKFRNIIIGAGFSGHGFKLAPVVGKLLCQLSAGEEPSYAMEPFRIRRFPALPAAAL, from the exons ATGGCGGCTGCAGGCGAGCCCCACAGCTCCCTCTATGACACCATTGTGgtgggggctgggatccaggggtCCTTCACTGCCTACCACCTGGCCAAGCGGGGCAGAGAGACCCTCCTGCTGGAACAG TTCCCCCTGCCTCACTCCCGAGGCAGCTCCCATGGCCAGAGCCGGATAATCCGCCACGCCTACCCCCAGGAGCACTACTCGCAGATGATGGCAGAGAGCTACCACCTGTGGGAGCAGCTGGAAGCCGAGTCTGGTGTCTCACTGTACAG GCAGACGGGGCTGCTGGTTCTGGGGGCCAACACCAACCCCGAGTTCCAGCGCTGGTGTCGGACGCTGGTGAAGCACGACGTCCCTGGCGAGCTGTTCACCACAGAGTCACTGCATGAGCGCTTCCCTGGCATCCGGCCCTACCACGGGGAGGTGGGCGTGTCTGACCACACTGCAGGGGTACTCTCCGCGGACAGGGCACTCCGGGCTGTGCAG GACGGGTTCCAGCGGTGCGGGGGAGCCCTGCACGACGGTGAAAAGGTGACTGACATCAAGCCGGGGGTCGTGGTTACCGTGACAACCAGCAGAGGTGTGTACCAAGCCAACAGTCTGGTGATTACAGCTGGCCCCTGGGCCAATAAGCTCCTGGCCCCGCTGGGACTGCAGCTGCCTCTCCAG ACGCTGCGCATCAACGTCTGCTACTGGGAGGAGAAGGTCCCCGGGGCTTACGGGGTCTCAGCGAACTTCCCCTGCTTCCTGGCCCTCTGCGCCCCCCACCACATCTACGGACTGCCCTCCAATGAGTACCCAGGACTGGTGAAG ATCTGCTATCACTCTGGCAGCCTGGCAGACCCCGAGGAGCGTGACCGGCTGCCCGAGACCTCAGCCCTGCCCGACATCCAGATCCTCCAGGACTTCATCAGCAAATACCTGCCAGGCCTGGTGCCAGAGCCGGCCGTGGTGGAGCACTGCATGTACACG AACACCCCAGATGAAGACTTTGTTCTGGATCGGCACCCCAAGTTCCGCAACATCATCATTGGGGCAGGGTTCTCGG GCCATGGGTTCAAGCTGGCGCCCGTGGTCGGGAAGCTCCTGTGCCAGCTCAGTGCAGGGGAGGAGCCGTCCTACGCCATGGAGCCGTTTCGCATCCGCCGCTTTCCAGCACTGCCTGCCGCTGCCCTGTAG